The following are encoded together in the Phycisphaerae bacterium genome:
- a CDS encoding MFS transporter, which produces MSDNAHSGLRDLSTAQWKAGIAAWLGWMFDGLDMHLYTLVALPFVAELLRVSIKDPAAGYYGSWIQASFLVGWALGGAFFGRIGDRLGRTRTLMLTILTYAAFTGLSFFAQTWWHLLIFRFLAALGIGGEWAVGASLLSETWPKRLRPWVAAVLQTSGNCGVLLASLAYYVIARMEAPNRAVFLVGILPALIVFWIRRAVPESSHWEAVKRHERDQPGIADLFRGSIRRTTLLTVFVCATTLTAHWAFLFWYLQHFHGLESLQGWSEARRNALVSQAMFLVMASAIAGNFLAGFLATRLGFRRVILLLCVAYFGSLTLAYGVPRDHRSLLACLPLAGLSQGIFALFTMYLPPLFPTLLRTTGAGFCYNIGRVVAAGGTVFFGLFSKVGDHRPAILCAGLLFLPAAVVAYFLPEDRWQRGHDAGPRA; this is translated from the coding sequence ATGAGCGACAACGCACACAGCGGTTTGCGCGACCTATCCACCGCCCAGTGGAAAGCCGGCATCGCCGCGTGGCTGGGGTGGATGTTTGACGGGCTGGACATGCACCTGTACACGCTGGTGGCCCTGCCGTTTGTGGCCGAGCTGCTGCGCGTTTCGATCAAGGATCCGGCGGCGGGCTACTATGGTTCGTGGATCCAGGCGAGTTTTCTGGTCGGCTGGGCCTTGGGGGGAGCGTTCTTCGGGCGCATCGGCGACCGCCTTGGCCGCACTCGTACGCTCATGCTGACCATCCTGACCTACGCTGCCTTCACGGGTCTCTCGTTCTTCGCCCAGACGTGGTGGCACCTGCTGATTTTCCGGTTTCTGGCGGCGCTGGGGATCGGAGGCGAATGGGCGGTCGGGGCTTCGCTGCTGTCGGAGACCTGGCCGAAGCGGTTGCGGCCGTGGGTCGCGGCCGTACTCCAGACCAGCGGCAACTGCGGTGTACTGCTGGCCAGCCTGGCTTACTACGTGATTGCCCGCATGGAAGCGCCGAACCGCGCCGTGTTCCTGGTGGGCATCCTGCCTGCACTGATCGTGTTCTGGATTCGACGGGCGGTGCCGGAGTCTTCTCACTGGGAAGCGGTCAAGCGGCACGAACGGGACCAGCCCGGCATCGCAGATCTCTTTCGTGGCTCGATCCGACGCACGACGTTACTGACGGTCTTCGTATGTGCCACCACGCTGACCGCTCACTGGGCGTTTTTGTTCTGGTATCTGCAACATTTCCACGGGCTGGAGAGCCTGCAAGGCTGGAGCGAGGCGCGGCGCAATGCCTTGGTGAGCCAGGCGATGTTCCTGGTGATGGCCTCGGCTATCGCGGGCAACTTCCTGGCCGGTTTTCTGGCAACGCGATTGGGTTTCCGCCGGGTCATTCTGCTGTTATGTGTGGCTTACTTCGGGTCGCTGACGTTGGCGTACGGCGTTCCTCGCGATCATCGGAGCCTGCTGGCATGCTTGCCCCTGGCCGGGCTATCGCAAGGCATCTTCGCCCTGTTTACCATGTATCTGCCGCCATTGTTTCCGACGTTGCTTCGCACGACGGGGGCCGGTTTCTGCTACAACATCGGCCGGGTCGTGGCAGCCGGCGGCACGGTGTTTTTCGGTTTGTTCTCGAAGGTAGGCGACCATCGGCCGGCAATTCTCTGTGCCGGTCTGCTGTTCCTGCCTGCGGCCGTGGTGGCGTATTTCCTGCCGGAGGATCGCTGGCAAAGGGGGCACGACGCCGGCCCCAGGGCATGA